Proteins found in one Chaetodon auriga isolate fChaAug3 chromosome 12, fChaAug3.hap1, whole genome shotgun sequence genomic segment:
- the nol7 gene encoding U3 small nucleolar RNA-associated protein NOL7: MAKKQRGNSALASKTAVMKEQTDSFNLTLDSSDDEAPEEVTFEDSKAQALRSMKQALDTARREKELLKEKRRKRQELFQEQKKRKLLPAEVLEEIDSTPSKKQRKPEEEAEEEEEEVKEEDGESRKKKKKRSGKLGHTRNLKGNYTVTTAKERGSASAQQQAAEDFIRSRLYGPGSCRSTSNELLSLRNKTGRNKSAAVQFVKKDWACERKAKAEKLKKRWIHKQQIPSC, translated from the exons ATGGCGAAGAAACAACGTGGGAATTCAGCTTTGGCGTCAAAGACGGCGGTTAtgaaagaacagacagacagtttcaaTTTAACGCTTGATTCCAGTGACGATGAGGCGCCCGAAGAGGTGACCTTTGAAGACTCAAAGGCTCAGGCTTTACGGAGCATGAAGCAGGCGCTGGACACGGCTAGAAG GGAAAAGGAGCtgctgaaagagaagagaaggaagaggcaggaacTGTTCCAGGaacagaag aaaagaaaactcTTACCGGCTGAGGTGTTGGAGGAAATCGACTCGACTCCTTCCAA gAAACAGAGAAAGCCCGAGGAAGAAG ctgaggaggaggaggaggaggtgaaagaggaagatggcgagagcaggaagaagaaaaagaagaggagtgGGAAGCTGGGACATACCCGAAA TCTGAAGGGAAACTACACGGTGACCACGGCGAAGGAGCGAGGGTCGGCCTCCGCCCAGCAGCAGGCGGCGGAGGACTTCATCCGGTCCAGACTGTACGGACCAGGAAGCTGCAGGAGCACAA GTAACGAGCTGCTCTCCCTCCGGAACAAGACGGGCAGAAATAAAAGTGCGGCCGTGCAGTTTGTGAAGAAGGACTGGG CCTGTGAACGGAAAGCCAAAGcggagaagctgaagaagaggtGGATCCACAAGCAGCAGATTCCCTCCTGCTGA